The nucleotide sequence GAACCCGGCCTCGAATCCATTCGGCCCCAACACGTCGAAATGTGTCGTCATGCCACGCACATCCAAATTGATGGCCCGATAGTCGCAGTCCGTATCGATACCAAACGTCAGCATCGGGCGCTCAAAGCGTGCCAGCAGCTCGCGAATCACCGGATCGTCGGCGCACACCACCGCCAAGCCGTAAAACGGCAGATTGTGAATAAAGCGCACAAAGGCGTCTTTGAGCTGGCTAAAGTCGCCGCCGTAGGTCGACATGTGGTCCGCTTCGATGTTGGTAATCAAGGCGGTCATCGGCAACAGCTCCAGGAAGCTGGCATCGGACTCGTCGGCCTCGGCCACCAGCAAATTACTTTGCCCAAGCTTGGCATTGGTGCCGGCGGCGTTTAAACGCCCGCCAATGATGTAGGTCGGGTCCATGTCGGCGCCAGCCAGGACCGAGGCCAGCAAACTGGTGGTAGTGGTCTTGCCGTGGGTGCCGGCGACCGCGATGCCATGTCGAAACCGCATTAACTCGGCCAACATGACCGCGCGGCGGACCACCGGAATGCGCCGTGCGCGGGCCGCTTTGACCTCTGGGTTTTCCTCATTGACGGCACTGGAGACGACGACCACGTCGGCATCACCCAAATTCTCCGGGGCGTGGCCTTGATGGACCCGGGCGCCCTGGCTAACCAGACGACGGGTGACCGCTGAATCGGCCAAGTCCGACCCCGAAATACGGTAGCCCAGGTTCAAGAGCACCTCGGCGATACCGGACATGCCGCTGCCGCCGATGCCAATAAAGTGGATCCCTTGGATCCTGCGCATAGGGTTGGATGGAGCAATAATCATAGTGCGCAGTCCTCGCATAAGTCGGCCAGCAAATCGGTCGCCTGGGGTTGTGCCATTGCACGCCCCCGCGAGGCGGCCTGAGCCATCAGCTCGGCATCGCCAAGCCAGTGCTTGAGCATCCCGCCCAAGCGCGTTGAAAGTTCAGACTGGGGCAGCACATCCGCCGCCCCAGCACGCGCCAGCCAGCGCGCGTTTTGGGTCTGGTGATCGTCGACCGCCGACGGCAACGGCACCAAGATCGCCGCGACACCGGCGCAGGCCAGTTCACTAACGGTCAGGGCGCCGGCGCGGCCAATGACCAAGTCGGCCCAGGCATAGGCGTCCGCCATGTCGTCGATAAATTCGCTGACACTGGCCTCAATGCCTGCGCTCGCATAGGCGGCACGGGTCGGCTGGTCTTTGCCGCGCCCGGCCTGGTGACGGATCTCCAGCGCCATGCCAACACTGGCCAGCGCGCCGGGGACCTGTTCGTTCAGGGCTTGGGCGCCTTGGGAGCCGCCGAAAATCAACACCCGCGCCGGGCGGTGGCGACCGGCATCACGCGTCACCGGGTCGGCGATGGCTTGGATCGACTGGCGCACGGGGTTACCCGTCACGCGGGCGCAGGCCAAGGCACCGTCGAAGGCCTGCGCCTGGCCACGGGCAATTTTGCTGAGTAGCCGATTGGTGACACCGGCGACCGCGTTTTGTTCGTGCAGCACCAGTGGCACGCCCAACACCTTGGCGGCGACGCCGCCGGGGCCGGCGGTATAACCGCCTAGGCTGACCACCAGCGCGGGCTTTAGTTGACGCAGCAATAGCAAAGCCTTGACCCCGGCGCGGACCACTTTTAGCAGCCCGAGCACCCGGCCGACCGGGCCACGACCGCGAATCGAGTCGGTGCCCAAGATATCCATCGGGTAACCGGCCGCCGGCACCGCGCGCGTCTCGATACCGCGACTGCCGCCGAGCCAGTGGATGCGCCAGCCGCGCCGACTCAACTCATCCGCCAAGGCCAACGCAGGGAACACATGGCCACCGGTGCCGCCGGCCATGATCACTGCCAGGCGGCTCATTGCTTGGCCTCCCAGGCGATGCGCTGGAGCAAGCCGAGCATAATCGCGCTGACAATTAAGCTGGACCCGCCGTAGCTCATCAACGGCAAGGTCAGGCCCGTGGTCGGCAACAAGCCGGTGTTAACGCCCATGTTGACGGTGGCTTGACCGGCCATCATCAGGGCGAAGGCGTAGGCCAGGTAGGCATTAAAGAACTGACCTTTTAGCTCGGCCATGCGGCCAATTCGAAAACTGCGCCAGATCAGCACGACAAACAGTGCCACCACCGTCAAAGCGCCGACCAGACCCAGCTCTTCGGCCAAGATGGCGAACAAAAAGTCGGTGTGGGCTTCGGGCAGATAAAACAGCTTTTGCACGCTGTTGCCCAAGCCTTCGCCGAACCAGCCGCCTTTGCCAAACGCCAACAACGCCTGGGTCAGCTGGTAGGCCTCCGAGTAGCGGTACTCCCAAGGATCCAGCAGCACCATCACGCGCTTCATGCGATAGGCCTCGGTGGTCGCCGCATAGGCCACCATCAACCCGGCCGCGCCCAACATGACGAACCATTCGACCAGCCGCGAACCGGCCAAGAACATCACGCACAGGACCATCGCAAAGATGATCACAAAGGCCCCCAAATCCGGCTCCGCCAACAACAGCGCGCCATACACCAGGGTCACCAAGATCGGCCGAATAAAGCCCCAAAAGGTCTGAGTGGCGGCCTGACCAAAGCGGACCAGAAAGCTGCTCAGGTAAATCGCCAGACACAGCTTGGCCACTTCCGAGGCCTGGAGCTTGATGATCACTAGGTTAAGCCAGCGCGTTGAACCGTTGACGGTGTGGCCAATGCCGGGCAAGAAAACCGCCGCCAACAGCACCAGACCCAGCAAATAAAACCATGCGCTGTGGCGCTGTAAAACGTTCGGGTTCAAACGCGCAGCGGCAATGCCGGCGCCCATCGCCAAGACCCAAAAAATGCTGTGCCGGACCAGGTAGTGAGAGGGGTCATTTTGCTTCGCCGCCGCGTACTCGATACTGGCAGACCCGACCATGACCACACCGAGCAAGCTCAGCGCGATCGCGGTCCAAAACAAAATCGGATCCGGCAGCGTCAGGGTTTTGCCCTGGGGCAAGGCCTGCAATGCCGTGCTCATTGGGCCACCGCGCGAGCGCTGACCAAGGCTTCGAATTGCTCGCCACGGGCCAGGTAGCTGGCGAACTGATCAAAGCTGGCACAGGCTGGCGACAACAACACCGCGTCACCGTCAGCCGCATCCACCAGCGCCGCGTCCAGAGCCTGGGCCAATGTCTCGACCCGCTGGCCGCGGCCGGCGGCGTCGACAATTTGCTGGCCATCACGACCAAACCCAATAAGTTGTGCGTCGACTCGCTGGACGGCCTTAGCCAAGGCCGAAAAATCGGCGCCCTTGCCGTCACCGCCGGCCAACAAGAACACCCGCCCCGGCAGTGCCGAGGCCAGACCGGTCAGAGCGGCGATCGAGGCGCCCTCGTTCGTGCCCTTGGAATCGTTAACACAAATGGCACCATTGACGCGGCCACAGACCACCCCGCGATGGGGCAACCCGGCGAACTGTTTCAACACGTCAAGCGCCGGCGCCAAATCCAAATCCAGCGCCTGAACCACACCAAGTGCGGCCATGGCATTGGCCAGGTTGTGGTCGCCGACCATGGCCAACTCGTTGACCTTGATCAGGGGTTTGAGGCGGAAGTAGATCGCGCGATGATCGCCCTGCCCCTCGACGCCAAAGCGGTGGAAGTCGCTGGCATAAAGCGAAAACTCAACCATTTTTAGGTTTTCGCCAACCAGTGGGCGCGACAAGGCGTCTTCAAAATTGACCACACAGGCGCTGGCACCCGAGAAAATGCGGTGCTTGGCCTTGTAATAGCTCGGCATATCCCCGTGCCGATCCAGGTGATCCGGACTCATGTTCAGCACCGTCGCCACGCGCGGTCCGAAAGGCCGCGCCCGCTCAAGCTGGAAGCTAGACAGTTCCAACACCAAACAATCGGCACCGTCGTTCAACAAATCCAGCATCGGACGGCCGAGGTTGCCGCCGACCGCAACCCGGCGACCACAGGCCGCGAGCATCTTGCCAACCAGGGTGGTGACGGTGCTTTTGCCATTGGTGCCGGTGATGGCGACGATGTCCAAATCCGGTGCCGCGCGACGCAGCAGGTCCAGCTCGCCGATCAACGGCACCTCGCGCGACCGGGCTTGCTCCAGCAGCGGATCATTCAGGGCAATGCCCGGCGACACCACCACTTCACTGGCCTGGGCGACCCAAGCCGCGTCGACCTGATCGCCAGTGCGGCACACCACGCCTGGATAGTCCGCCAGCAGTGCCGCCACATCCACCGCCGCACGGGTATCGGCCAACTGCACCGGCACGCCGTGCGATAGCAGGTGACGCGCACAGGCCTGCCCGGCAATGCCAAGGCCCAAGACCAGGGTGTAGGTGGAGGCAATCAGCTGCATCGGTTAACGCAACTTCAAGCTGGCAAGGCCGATCAACACCAATACGACGGTGATGATCCAAAAACGCACGATCACACGCGGTTCCGGCCAGCCTTTTAATTCAAAGTGGTGATGGATCGGCGCCATCCGAAACACGCGCTTGCCGGTCAGTTTGAACGACGTCACCTGGATGATCACCGACAGGGTTTCCATCACGAACACGCCGCCCATAATCGCCAACACGATTTCTTGGCGAGTCATCACCGCCAAGGCACCGAGCGCGCCACCCAGTGCCAACGCGCCGACATCGCCCATAAAGACCATCGCGGGATAGGTGTTAAACCACAGAAAGCCGAGGCCGGCACCGACCAAGGCGCCGACAAAGATGACCAATTCACCGGTGCCGGGCAGGTAGGGTATCAACAGGTATTCCGAGAACACCAGGTTACCGCTTAGGTAGGCAAACACGCCCA is from Litorivicinus lipolyticus and encodes:
- the murC gene encoding UDP-N-acetylmuramate--L-alanine ligase, with product MIIAPSNPMRRIQGIHFIGIGGSGMSGIAEVLLNLGYRISGSDLADSAVTRRLVSQGARVHQGHAPENLGDADVVVVSSAVNEENPEVKAARARRIPVVRRAVMLAELMRFRHGIAVAGTHGKTTTTSLLASVLAGADMDPTYIIGGRLNAAGTNAKLGQSNLLVAEADESDASFLELLPMTALITNIEADHMSTYGGDFSQLKDAFVRFIHNLPFYGLAVVCADDPVIRELLARFERPMLTFGIDTDCDYRAINLDVRGMTTHFDVLGPNGFEAGFAVKMPGRHNVLNALGVIAIALDLGVAVAAIQRGLSEFAGVGRRFQSHGELALPQGGQIHLVDDYGHHPTEVAATIRAAREAFPGQPLSLVFQPHRYSRTRDLFDDFVQVLEAVDQLVLLDVYPAGESPISHADSRALASALRMRNKVSPIVVTQPEGVCDTLVPLLVDQTVLITQGAGDVGRLPELIKQGLAP
- the murG gene encoding undecaprenyldiphospho-muramoylpentapeptide beta-N-acetylglucosaminyltransferase; amino-acid sequence: MSRLAVIMAGGTGGHVFPALALADELSRRGWRIHWLGGSRGIETRAVPAAGYPMDILGTDSIRGRGPVGRVLGLLKVVRAGVKALLLLRQLKPALVVSLGGYTAGPGGVAAKVLGVPLVLHEQNAVAGVTNRLLSKIARGQAQAFDGALACARVTGNPVRQSIQAIADPVTRDAGRHRPARVLIFGGSQGAQALNEQVPGALASVGMALEIRHQAGRGKDQPTRAAYASAGIEASVSEFIDDMADAYAWADLVIGRAGALTVSELACAGVAAILVPLPSAVDDHQTQNARWLARAGAADVLPQSELSTRLGGMLKHWLGDAELMAQAASRGRAMAQPQATDLLADLCEDCAL
- the ftsW gene encoding putative lipid II flippase FtsW, whose product is MSTALQALPQGKTLTLPDPILFWTAIALSLLGVVMVGSASIEYAAAKQNDPSHYLVRHSIFWVLAMGAGIAAARLNPNVLQRHSAWFYLLGLVLLAAVFLPGIGHTVNGSTRWLNLVIIKLQASEVAKLCLAIYLSSFLVRFGQAATQTFWGFIRPILVTLVYGALLLAEPDLGAFVIIFAMVLCVMFLAGSRLVEWFVMLGAAGLMVAYAATTEAYRMKRVMVLLDPWEYRYSEAYQLTQALLAFGKGGWFGEGLGNSVQKLFYLPEAHTDFLFAILAEELGLVGALTVVALFVVLIWRSFRIGRMAELKGQFFNAYLAYAFALMMAGQATVNMGVNTGLLPTTGLTLPLMSYGGSSLIVSAIMLGLLQRIAWEAKQ
- the murD gene encoding UDP-N-acetylmuramoyl-L-alanine--D-glutamate ligase, whose protein sequence is MQLIASTYTLVLGLGIAGQACARHLLSHGVPVQLADTRAAVDVAALLADYPGVVCRTGDQVDAAWVAQASEVVVSPGIALNDPLLEQARSREVPLIGELDLLRRAAPDLDIVAITGTNGKSTVTTLVGKMLAACGRRVAVGGNLGRPMLDLLNDGADCLVLELSSFQLERARPFGPRVATVLNMSPDHLDRHGDMPSYYKAKHRIFSGASACVVNFEDALSRPLVGENLKMVEFSLYASDFHRFGVEGQGDHRAIYFRLKPLIKVNELAMVGDHNLANAMAALGVVQALDLDLAPALDVLKQFAGLPHRGVVCGRVNGAICVNDSKGTNEGASIAALTGLASALPGRVFLLAGGDGKGADFSALAKAVQRVDAQLIGFGRDGQQIVDAAGRGQRVETLAQALDAALVDAADGDAVLLSPACASFDQFASYLARGEQFEALVSARAVAQ